A genomic segment from Candidatus Brocadia sinica JPN1 encodes:
- a CDS encoding glycosyltransferase, which produces MGKRLLLICHTFLPIAGPRALRWGQFVKYLICQGYEIDILTTLASKKHPAYDEKLLDAIPKEVNVIRTYPGPIYSFSYDHLPPKSNGVKTFGTFLQTTVRSHIKRAFTRIVEPLLIPDKCIVWLPYALIALMKLKKKKYDLIISSGYPFTDHILGYYFKKWTGTKWIVDYGDPWSFYPGFHRWRYYIDKHIEGHLLKNVDHIIVTTESTAKGFVKHYPFLDPKGIDVISQGCDIRKYQEIIPEKGKIFRIVYTGSFYNGLREPYVFFEAIKSLSNQNVEVLIAGHIDSHYVKWVEEKQLNTKIIFLGHQNSQKVIALQKGADVLLLFGWLNGYQIPGKIYEYFGAQRPILAIKYDEQDIAAKIISKQKCGVVVDNRKEDIINVIQHLYNLKQSGQIENHFDHSSLAKYDWQSLARKLEKTIDGVIEHDKELP; this is translated from the coding sequence ATGGGGAAAAGACTTCTTTTGATTTGCCACACATTCCTTCCTATCGCCGGCCCGAGAGCCTTGCGTTGGGGGCAGTTTGTTAAATATTTAATTTGTCAGGGGTACGAAATTGATATCCTAACAACACTCGCGTCAAAAAAACATCCCGCTTACGACGAAAAACTGCTTGATGCCATCCCAAAAGAGGTAAATGTCATTCGCACCTACCCGGGTCCAATTTATAGCTTTAGTTACGATCATTTACCTCCAAAAAGTAATGGAGTGAAGACCTTCGGGACATTTCTTCAAACTACAGTGCGAAGCCATATAAAGAGAGCCTTTACCAGGATTGTCGAACCCCTCCTCATCCCTGATAAATGCATTGTATGGCTGCCTTATGCGCTTATTGCGCTCATGAAACTGAAAAAAAAGAAGTATGATCTCATTATTTCATCAGGGTACCCTTTTACCGATCATATCCTCGGTTATTATTTCAAAAAGTGGACAGGAACCAAATGGATTGTTGATTATGGAGATCCCTGGTCATTCTACCCGGGCTTCCATCGATGGAGATATTATATCGATAAACACATTGAAGGGCACCTATTAAAAAACGTAGACCATATCATAGTAACTACAGAATCGACGGCAAAAGGTTTTGTGAAACATTATCCGTTTCTCGACCCTAAAGGAATTGATGTTATTTCTCAGGGTTGTGATATTCGGAAATATCAGGAAATAATACCTGAAAAAGGTAAGATATTTCGTATAGTTTACACAGGTTCGTTTTATAATGGGCTTCGTGAGCCATACGTTTTTTTTGAAGCAATTAAATCCTTAAGCAATCAAAATGTGGAAGTATTAATAGCCGGGCATATTGACTCTCACTACGTTAAATGGGTCGAAGAAAAGCAATTGAACACAAAGATTATCTTTCTTGGCCATCAAAATTCCCAAAAAGTTATCGCATTACAAAAAGGCGCTGATGTATTATTGCTCTTTGGATGGTTGAATGGTTATCAGATACCCGGGAAAATATATGAATACTTTGGCGCGCAACGCCCTATTTTAGCGATTAAATATGATGAGCAAGATATTGCGGCGAAGATCATTAGTAAACAAAAATGTGGTGTGGTGGTGGATAATAGAAAAGAAGATATAATCAATGTCATTCAGCATTTGTATAATCTGAAACAGTCGGGACAAATTGAAAATCATTTTGATCATTCTTCTCTGGCAAAATATGATT
- a CDS encoding NAD-dependent epimerase/dehydratase family protein, which yields MILVTGAAGFVGYHLVNALAGQQKRVRCLVRNEPAKINICDKHIEVIQGDIRDKKVIDSAVKGARQVVHLAAVIQSPDPEVVCQVNVEGTRNLVESSRQYGVEQFVFFSTLNTVLPVKNRYSKSKEKAEDIVRKSGLNFTILRPSVIYGNGDDGTIARLVHAVKNRKIIYLLGNGKYKLQPVYIDDVIKAICETLNNLCQFKDRTLFLVGKEIVSYTGLVDVISEIIGVKKYKCYIPLSVIDIIIKVFSLFSKKGIQLEDKLKTYPHDKIIVDKLLQKDIFPLQVAPLKEGLSRYIAN from the coding sequence ATGATTTTAGTAACAGGCGCCGCCGGGTTTGTAGGTTATCATCTTGTTAATGCCCTGGCGGGACAGCAGAAAAGGGTTCGTTGTTTGGTCAGAAATGAACCTGCAAAAATAAATATTTGCGATAAACACATTGAGGTCATTCAAGGGGACATAAGGGACAAGAAGGTGATAGATAGCGCTGTAAAAGGGGCGCGGCAGGTTGTGCATCTGGCAGCGGTCATACAAAGCCCTGATCCGGAAGTTGTTTGCCAGGTTAATGTAGAGGGAACCCGAAATTTAGTTGAGTCAAGTAGACAATACGGTGTCGAACAATTTGTGTTTTTTAGCACACTTAATACCGTGTTGCCTGTAAAAAACCGCTATTCAAAGTCTAAGGAAAAAGCCGAAGACATTGTTCGGAAATCCGGATTGAATTTTACTATCTTACGGCCATCTGTTATTTACGGCAACGGGGATGACGGAACTATTGCAAGGCTCGTACATGCTGTTAAAAACAGAAAAATAATTTATCTCCTGGGAAATGGAAAATATAAACTTCAACCTGTTTATATTGATGATGTAATAAAAGCAATCTGTGAGACACTAAACAATTTGTGCCAGTTCAAAGACAGGACGCTGTTTTTGGTGGGGAAGGAAATCGTTTCTTATACCGGGCTTGTTGATGTAATTTCTGAGATTATTGGCGTTAAAAAATATAAATGCTACATCCCTCTATCGGTTATAGATATTATAATAAAAGTATTTTCGCTGTTTTCCAAAAAAGGGATTCAACTCGAAGATAAGCTAAAAACGTATCCCCATGATAAAATAATAGTTGATAAATTGTTGCAAAAGGATATTTTTCCGTTACAGGTGGCACCATTAAAAGAAGGTCTTTCCAGGTATATTGCTAATTAA
- a CDS encoding B12-binding domain-containing radical SAM protein: MKIALLQTKSRKKGFVNKDVSGGMGTVSHFGDSFMARILTFLKKEGINYPVLAMGYLAGILKERGHVVSVVSDAAPPEETDLVIIYSSIVDFRNEIEYVRRIKEQISAKICIVGPFATVKPEIYLPHVDFVIKGEPESFFMKFDLRSPLPNGIVEAGIVENLDTLPFPDWEIFPLDSFKYKPYFMFSGGKRFFPIVSSRGCTFSCASYCPYPITAGKKWRDRSPNNVVDEIEFLVRKLNACLLLFRDPIFTINKERVSLIAREIMKRKIDVHYVCETHLNCLDEALIDLLYDSGLRAIKVGIESANKTILSNTGRKPINTEHQERILNYCDKKKIAVTAFYILGLPDDTEQSILETIEYAKKLNTIGAQFTISTPYPGTQFFQDMDKANLILDYDFENYDIHTPVYKHKNLSKERLIKLKGKAYNSYYFRLKWISKFIKTKVLAS, encoded by the coding sequence ATGAAAATAGCGCTTTTACAAACAAAGTCCCGGAAAAAAGGTTTTGTCAATAAAGATGTTTCAGGCGGCATGGGAACGGTCAGTCATTTTGGCGATTCGTTCATGGCGAGAATTTTGACATTTTTGAAGAAAGAAGGGATTAATTATCCGGTCCTTGCCATGGGCTATCTTGCGGGAATACTGAAAGAACGAGGCCATGTGGTTTCCGTGGTCAGTGATGCAGCGCCGCCGGAGGAAACTGATTTGGTTATTATCTATAGTTCTATAGTGGATTTTAGAAATGAAATCGAGTACGTGAGGAGAATTAAGGAACAGATATCCGCCAAAATTTGTATCGTAGGCCCTTTCGCGACAGTAAAGCCGGAGATTTATTTGCCACATGTTGATTTTGTAATAAAAGGAGAACCTGAGTCATTTTTCATGAAATTTGATTTACGCTCTCCGCTTCCAAACGGTATTGTTGAAGCCGGTATCGTAGAAAACCTTGATACATTGCCGTTTCCGGATTGGGAGATTTTCCCCCTGGATAGTTTCAAATATAAGCCCTATTTCATGTTTTCCGGAGGTAAACGGTTTTTTCCTATTGTGTCAAGCCGCGGTTGCACGTTCTCTTGTGCAAGTTATTGCCCGTATCCTATCACGGCTGGGAAAAAATGGCGTGATAGAAGTCCAAACAATGTGGTAGATGAGATTGAGTTCCTCGTAAGGAAATTAAACGCGTGTCTCCTTCTCTTCAGAGATCCCATATTTACCATTAACAAGGAAAGGGTCTCTCTTATTGCAAGAGAAATAATGAAAAGAAAGATAGATGTCCATTATGTTTGTGAAACTCACCTGAATTGTCTGGATGAAGCGCTGATTGATCTGCTTTATGATTCAGGATTGCGCGCAATAAAGGTTGGCATCGAGTCTGCCAACAAAACAATCCTGAGCAATACGGGAAGAAAACCAATTAATACCGAACATCAGGAACGAATTTTGAATTACTGTGACAAAAAGAAAATCGCAGTGACCGCATTTTATATTTTAGGCTTGCCCGACGATACGGAACAATCAATTTTAGAGACGATTGAATACGCCAAAAAACTCAATACCATTGGCGCACAATTTACTATCAGCACCCCATATCCCGGAACACAGTTCTTCCAGGACATGGATAAGGCGAATCTCATTCTGGACTATGACTTTGAAAATTATGATATCCATACGCCGGTGTATAAGCACAAAAATCTTTCCAAAGAGCGGCTAATCAAACTGAAAGGGAAGGCATATAATTCCTATTATTTTAGACTTAAGTGGATATCGAAATTTATTAAGACTAAGGTATTGGCGTCATGA